One genomic window of Kiritimatiellia bacterium includes the following:
- a CDS encoding TolC family protein, whose amino-acid sequence MARPGVRFRLAPNAMDDACRLSRRTGPVAAVLLLAAILTACRSPDTHRREADRAAAGWIARARADAPGTPPFTIERPSERFRQQLLAMQALPAAFREALAAPATTAATTNAVRLTLADCLRIAMENSREYQEAREAVFLAALELDLESDAFRNSLAGLVSADYADNRSGDSPRRAIRASAEGGLTRRLERGAKLSAKLALDVARMLTGDRDATRGVLADLALTVPLGRGAGRSVVTEPLTQAERNLLYALWKLERFKRSLAVDVVRSYYAVLELEQRVRNQRENLAGIAMATRRAEELGRAGRISEIQVNLSRQTELSARDRLAVAIESVTARLDQFKVQLGLPADARIELDAADLDALTSPPPGDTAVTEEAAIREALERRLDLRLAREQLEDARRRVRVAEDALRAGLDLTASARAGERRSADSSAGGDAELRFDRGTYALGLALDLPWERTAERNAYRQSLIALDAAERKLEAAEDEVKSEVRNVYRTLRQTRTVCQIQEQALALARRRVESTTLMLEAGRAEMRDLVEARDALLQAQNALTAARVSYRLAELDFFRALERLTVSDDGRMEDLHVAQQ is encoded by the coding sequence GTGGCGCGGCCGGGTGTGCGTTTCCGCCTCGCGCCGAACGCGATGGACGATGCCTGCCGTTTGAGCCGCCGCACAGGTCCGGTCGCCGCGGTGCTTCTGCTCGCGGCGATATTGACCGCTTGCCGGTCGCCGGACACTCACCGGCGCGAAGCGGATCGCGCTGCGGCCGGCTGGATCGCGCGTGCGCGCGCGGATGCGCCCGGCACACCGCCGTTCACCATAGAGCGCCCCTCCGAACGCTTTCGCCAGCAGCTGCTCGCGATGCAGGCGCTGCCCGCAGCGTTTCGCGAGGCGCTCGCCGCCCCGGCGACAACCGCCGCGACGACGAACGCGGTGCGACTGACGCTGGCCGACTGCCTGCGGATCGCAATGGAGAACTCCCGCGAATACCAGGAAGCGCGGGAGGCCGTGTTTCTGGCCGCGCTCGAGTTGGATCTCGAAAGCGACGCCTTCCGCAACTCGTTGGCGGGTCTGGTCAGCGCCGATTATGCAGATAATCGTTCCGGCGACAGCCCCCGCCGCGCGATCCGTGCCAGCGCGGAGGGCGGGCTGACGCGGCGTCTGGAAAGGGGGGCGAAGCTCAGCGCGAAACTGGCGCTGGACGTCGCCCGAATGCTCACCGGCGATCGCGACGCCACCCGCGGCGTGCTGGCAGACTTGGCGCTCACCGTTCCGTTGGGCCGGGGTGCCGGCCGGTCGGTGGTCACCGAACCGCTGACGCAGGCGGAACGCAACCTGTTGTACGCGCTCTGGAAGCTGGAACGATTCAAGCGCTCGCTGGCGGTGGACGTGGTTCGATCCTACTACGCGGTGCTGGAGCTCGAGCAGCGGGTGCGCAACCAGCGCGAGAACCTGGCCGGCATCGCGATGGCCACCCGCCGGGCGGAAGAGCTGGGACGGGCGGGACGCATCTCGGAGATCCAGGTGAACCTGTCCCGCCAGACCGAGCTGAGCGCGCGCGACCGGCTCGCGGTCGCGATCGAATCGGTCACCGCACGGCTCGACCAGTTCAAAGTGCAGCTCGGCCTGCCGGCCGACGCGCGCATCGAACTGGACGCCGCCGATCTCGATGCGCTCACGTCGCCGCCGCCCGGCGACACCGCGGTGACGGAGGAAGCGGCCATCCGCGAGGCGCTCGAACGGCGGCTCGATCTGCGGCTGGCGCGCGAGCAGCTCGAGGACGCCCGCCGCAGGGTGCGGGTTGCGGAGGATGCGCTGCGGGCGGGGCTGGACCTCACCGCGAGCGCGCGCGCGGGTGAGCGGCGCAGCGCCGATTCGAGCGCCGGCGGCGACGCCGAGCTGCGGTTCGATCGCGGCACCTACGCGCTGGGGCTTGCGCTCGATCTGCCGTGGGAACGAACCGCCGAGCGCAACGCTTACCGCCAAAGCCTCATCGCGCTCGACGCGGCGGAGCGCAAGCTCGAGGCCGCCGAGGACGAGGTGAAAAGCGAGGTCCGCAATGTGTACCGGACGCTGCGCCAGACCCGCACCGTCTGCCAGATCCAGGAACAGGCGCTGGCGCTCGCGCGGCGGCGCGTCGAGAGCACCACGCTGATGCTCGAAGCGGGCCGCGCGGAGATGCGGGACCTGGTCGAGGCGCGTGACGCGCTGCTGCAGGCGCAAAACGCGCTCACCGCCGCCCGTGTGAGCTACCGGCTCGCGGAGCTGGATTTCTTCCGCGCGCTCGAGCGGCTCACCGTCAGCGACGACGGCCGGATGGAGGATCTTCATGTCGCGCAACAATGA